From the Cohaesibacter sp. ES.047 genome, one window contains:
- a CDS encoding DeoR/GlpR family DNA-binding transcription regulator, which produces MSEPKPSIRPSYRRAAIRDHIEKRGSATIEELAQKFKSSTETVRRDLKVLADAGQIRKIHGGACRIDVSEEGPFEARMGRNTLAKQAIAEKVRSLVAPGQTLFIDTGSTTLICAKVLARIRKLRVVTNSVLIADVFAKGSGGADVTLLGGRFRSDNHQTVGAETVQEIRNFQLDHAILTVGAIDQDGLLDISEEEAQVARAMIRSARDLTVVADLSKLQARGQYRLCGFEDVTNLVLDEAPNAAFAQRVAEAGVTLY; this is translated from the coding sequence GTGAGCGAACCGAAGCCTTCGATCCGGCCCAGCTATCGCCGGGCCGCCATCCGGGATCACATCGAGAAACGCGGTTCAGCGACCATCGAAGAGCTGGCCCAGAAATTCAAGAGCTCGACCGAGACCGTCAGGCGCGATCTCAAGGTGCTGGCTGATGCGGGGCAAATTCGCAAGATCCATGGCGGGGCCTGCCGGATCGATGTGAGCGAGGAAGGGCCGTTTGAAGCGCGCATGGGGCGGAATACTCTGGCCAAGCAGGCCATTGCCGAGAAGGTTCGCTCGCTCGTTGCGCCCGGTCAGACGCTGTTTATCGATACCGGTTCAACCACGCTGATCTGCGCCAAGGTGCTGGCGCGCATCCGCAAGCTGCGCGTTGTGACCAACTCTGTTTTGATTGCCGATGTCTTTGCCAAGGGGAGTGGTGGTGCGGATGTCACCCTGCTCGGCGGGCGGTTTCGCAGCGATAATCACCAGACAGTTGGAGCGGAAACCGTGCAGGAAATTCGCAATTTTCAGCTCGATCATGCCATTCTGACCGTGGGGGCAATTGATCAGGATGGATTGCTTGATATCTCCGAGGAGGAGGCGCAGGTCGCCCGTGCCATGATCCGCTCTGCGCGGGATCTGACCGTCGTTGCGGATCTCTCGAAGCTGCAGGCGCGAGGGCAGTATCGACTGTGCGGATTTGAGGATGTGACCAATCTGGTGCTGGACGAGGCGCCCAATGCCGCCTTTGCCCAACGGGTCGCCGAAGCAGGCGTGACCCTCTATTGA
- a CDS encoding NAD(P)/FAD-dependent oxidoreductase has translation MTATETPTAVTSPEHETTNDVAIIGAGVVGCAMARRLTLDGARVVLIEKGADVLSGASKGNSAILHTGFDAPPGSQEQQCVKAGHAEYLTVAEEMGLPILKSGALVLAWDETQLETLPSLIDKAHKNGVMDVKMLSREDILKREPHLSDKLLGGFEVPREYLIDPWTSAHAYIHQAVLNGATLLTDTEVTGGRFTENLWHLDTNHGTISARQVINCAGLYGDRVDETLLGQHDFTITPRKGQFVVFDKVASDLASAILLPVPTKKTKGIVICRTIFGNLLVGPTAEDQQSRTDASTERQTLMMLRDRGIEMIPDLAQCEVTTAYAGLRPASEFQDFQITIHSDRNYVSVGGIRSTGLTAALGIASHVSGKLDPDTFSGETISDPASPTLDRLSNYHPRDWQEEGNGGIVCHCELVTRREINRILDGPLPPNSPSGLKRRTRATMGRCQGFYCTAELTAMTKGRLKHPFPGTAPIETDPSDKGGSHD, from the coding sequence ATGACAGCAACCGAGACACCCACCGCAGTTACCAGCCCCGAGCATGAGACGACGAACGATGTCGCCATCATCGGGGCTGGCGTGGTGGGGTGCGCCATGGCGCGTCGCTTGACCCTTGATGGCGCGCGCGTCGTTCTGATTGAAAAGGGTGCTGATGTCCTGTCCGGCGCCTCAAAGGGCAACAGCGCCATCCTGCACACCGGGTTCGACGCCCCACCGGGGTCACAGGAGCAGCAATGCGTCAAGGCTGGCCACGCCGAATATCTCACCGTTGCCGAAGAAATGGGATTGCCGATCCTGAAGAGCGGCGCGTTGGTTCTGGCATGGGATGAAACCCAGCTTGAAACCCTGCCCTCACTAATCGACAAGGCCCACAAGAACGGCGTCATGGACGTCAAGATGCTCAGCCGCGAGGACATCCTGAAGCGCGAGCCGCATCTCTCGGACAAATTGCTGGGCGGCTTCGAAGTCCCACGCGAATATCTCATTGATCCGTGGACGTCCGCACATGCCTACATCCATCAGGCAGTCCTCAATGGCGCGACGCTTCTCACGGACACCGAGGTTACGGGTGGCCGTTTCACCGAAAATCTTTGGCACCTCGACACCAACCACGGCACAATCTCGGCCCGACAGGTCATCAACTGCGCCGGCCTTTATGGCGACCGGGTTGACGAAACCCTCCTTGGGCAACACGACTTCACGATCACTCCGCGCAAGGGACAATTCGTCGTCTTTGACAAGGTCGCCTCCGATCTGGCATCCGCGATCCTCTTGCCGGTCCCGACCAAGAAAACCAAAGGCATCGTCATCTGCCGCACAATCTTCGGCAATCTGTTGGTCGGCCCGACAGCCGAGGACCAGCAAAGCCGCACCGACGCCTCCACCGAACGCCAAACCCTGATGATGCTGCGCGACCGGGGCATCGAGATGATCCCGGATCTGGCACAGTGCGAAGTCACGACCGCCTATGCGGGCCTCAGACCAGCCTCGGAATTTCAGGACTTTCAGATCACAATCCACTCAGACCGCAACTATGTGAGTGTTGGCGGCATCCGCTCAACCGGCCTTACCGCCGCCCTCGGCATTGCGAGCCATGTCTCGGGCAAACTGGATCCCGACACCTTTTCAGGCGAGACAATCAGTGATCCGGCCTCGCCCACGCTCGACCGACTGTCCAACTACCACCCGCGAGACTGGCAGGAAGAGGGCAACGGCGGCATCGTGTGTCACTGTGAACTGGTAACCCGCCGCGAAATCAACCGCATCCTTGATGGCCCCTTGCCTCCCAACAGTCCTTCCGGGCTCAAACGCCGGACGCGCGCAACCATGGGGCGCTGTCAGGGTTTTTATTGCACCGCCGAGCTTACCGCCATGACAAAAGGACGGCTGAAGCACCCCTTCCCCGGCACAGCGCCAATCGAAACAGATCCCTCCGACAAAGGAGGCAGCCATGACTGA